CCAATGACCAATGCTGCTATTCTGGCACCATAGTTTGCTCTGTACAACGCATCCAGTGTTGATAATCCAAGAGTAACAGTATACTTCTTCGGGTCACTGATTAATACCAGCGGTAACAGATATGAATTCCAAGCTGCCATAAAGCATAACAAAGCCTGTGAGCCAAGTGCCGGCTTAATAAATGGTATAACCAACTTGAAGAAAATTCCCCCTTCAGTACAACCGTCCATTCTTCCGCTCTCCAGTATTTCAGTTGGAACGCCTTGAACTGTGTATTGTCTTATCCAATAAACTGCAAATGCATTTGCAGCTGCAGGAATGATAAGTGACAAATGTGAATCAGTCCAACCAATCACGTTCATTTCAGTAACAAATGCTATCAGACCCAACTGAGTAGGAAGCATCATAGTAATCAAAATTGCATAATATGCTGTCTTTTTGAGCTTAAAGTCAAATTTGGCAAGTGCATATCCGCACATGGCACATACAAATACTGTCAATGCTGTTGAGAGGACAGCAATGTAAATACTGTTAAAATAGAATCTCCCAAACCCTGCATTTAGGAATACATCCTTCAAATTTATCATAAAGTTGTTTCCGGGCAATAAATGAAGGTCAGAAAAAAGAGCATTTGAATCATAGGTACTCATTATTATCATGAGATAAAAAGGACCTATAGCAATTACTGAACAAACTGCTAGAAATATATACATAATAAAGGAATAAACTCTATTAGATTGCTCCATCTTTATCCCCCCTATTCATGAACTTTAATGAAGCAAATGAGAATATTGCTATTACTACAAACATTCCATATGCAACAGCACTACCATAACCATATTGAGAGTTCTGGAACGCACCCTTACCCATAAGCATTACCAAAGTCAAAACTGCACCATCAGGTCCCCCTGAGTATGGTCCCGTTTGATAATTTCCCTGAGTATAAATAATATTTGGTTCATCAAATGTCTGGAAACCACCTATAAGGGATGTGATAACCATATATATTATTATAGGCTTTATCATTGGAAGAGAAATGTTCCAGAAATTGTGCCATGCTCTGGCTCCATCAACACGTGCAGCCTCATACAATTCCT
This genomic stretch from Ruminiclostridium cellulolyticum H10 harbors:
- a CDS encoding carbohydrate ABC transporter permease, translating into MEQSNRVYSFIMYIFLAVCSVIAIGPFYLMIIMSTYDSNALFSDLHLLPGNNFMINLKDVFLNAGFGRFYFNSIYIAVLSTALTVFVCAMCGYALAKFDFKLKKTAYYAILITMMLPTQLGLIAFVTEMNVIGWTDSHLSLIIPAAANAFAVYWIRQYTVQGVPTEILESGRMDGCTEGGIFFKLVIPFIKPALGSQALLCFMAAWNSYLLPLVLISDPKKYTVTLGLSTLDALYRANYGARIAALVIGTIPMFCIFLVFSKSLIQGITAGSVKG